One region of Hymenobacter sediminicola genomic DNA includes:
- the cysS gene encoding cysteine--tRNA ligase, with translation MLLFDTFAAMQHPLSLYNTLTRRKAPFEPLHAPFVGVYLCGPTVYSEAHVGNARGPVVFDVLTRYLRYLGYTVRYVRNITDVGHLEGDADEGEDKISKRAKAQKLEPMQVAEQFANLYQGHMEALGCLPPDITPRASGHIIEQIEMIQQIISNGFGYEANGSVYFDVPAYNAAGRGYGKLSNRVVEELLAGSRDNLAGQDEKRSPLDFALWKKADERHLMRWNSPWSDGFPGWHLECSAMSRKYLGAEFDIHGGGLDLMFPHHECEIAQSQACDHPTNEAQVWMHNNMITVNGAKMSKSLGNFITISQLFDGTNTTLAQAYSPMTARFFLLQAHYRSTVDITDEGLQAARKGYRKLMNGLRLLDKLREASLSSEVIKARTVAPVAEGKTPDTMAGDDELRKLVADCFVGLNDDLNTARAIASLFNLLRKLNGFYANPATLATVSAAAVQEATEAYRALVQDVLGLVDEPRASAEDLLSLTLEFYQEAKATKAYDKVDQIRAALKAQGIVVKDTKAGIDWAYSEE, from the coding sequence ATGCTTCTATTTGATACCTTTGCGGCCATGCAGCACCCTCTTTCGCTTTACAATACGCTTACCCGCCGCAAAGCTCCCTTCGAACCCCTACACGCACCTTTCGTGGGCGTTTATCTCTGCGGACCGACTGTGTACAGCGAGGCTCATGTAGGCAATGCCCGCGGCCCGGTAGTGTTCGATGTGCTGACGCGCTACCTGCGCTACCTCGGCTATACCGTCCGCTACGTGCGCAACATCACCGACGTCGGCCACCTTGAAGGCGATGCCGATGAGGGGGAGGACAAAATCAGCAAACGCGCCAAAGCGCAGAAACTGGAACCCATGCAGGTGGCCGAACAATTTGCCAACCTCTACCAGGGCCACATGGAGGCCCTAGGCTGCCTGCCGCCCGATATTACGCCTAGGGCCAGCGGCCATATCATCGAGCAGATTGAGATGATTCAGCAGATCATCAGCAACGGCTTTGGCTATGAGGCCAATGGGTCGGTGTATTTTGATGTGCCGGCCTACAATGCCGCTGGGCGCGGCTACGGTAAGCTCTCTAACCGCGTGGTAGAAGAGCTATTGGCTGGCTCCCGCGACAACCTAGCCGGGCAGGACGAAAAGCGCAGCCCGCTGGATTTCGCCCTCTGGAAAAAAGCTGATGAGCGCCACCTCATGCGCTGGAACTCACCGTGGAGCGACGGGTTTCCGGGCTGGCATCTGGAGTGCTCGGCCATGAGCCGCAAGTACCTCGGCGCCGAGTTCGACATTCATGGCGGCGGCCTCGACCTCATGTTTCCGCACCACGAGTGCGAAATAGCCCAAAGCCAGGCCTGCGACCACCCCACCAACGAGGCGCAGGTGTGGATGCACAACAACATGATAACGGTGAACGGGGCCAAGATGAGCAAGTCGCTCGGCAACTTCATTACCATTAGTCAGCTGTTCGACGGCACCAATACCACGCTGGCGCAGGCATACTCGCCCATGACGGCCCGCTTCTTCCTGTTGCAGGCGCACTACCGCAGCACCGTAGACATCACCGACGAAGGCCTGCAGGCGGCCCGCAAAGGCTACCGCAAGCTGATGAACGGCCTGCGCCTGCTGGACAAGCTACGCGAAGCCAGTCTCTCTTCGGAAGTAATAAAAGCACGCACGGTGGCTCCGGTAGCCGAAGGGAAGACCCCTGATACCATGGCCGGTGACGACGAACTGCGCAAGCTGGTAGCCGACTGCTTTGTGGGCCTGAACGACGACTTGAACACGGCCCGCGCCATTGCCAGCCTGTTTAATCTGCTGCGCAAGCTCAACGGATTCTATGCCAACCCGGCCACGCTGGCTACGGTGAGTGCTGCCGCCGTGCAGGAAGCCACGGAAGCCTACCGCGCGTTGGTGCAGGATGTACTGGGCCTCGTGGATGAGCCCCGCGCCAGCGCCGAGGACCTGCTCAGCCTTACGCTGGAGTTCTACCAGGAAGCCAAAGCCACCAAAGCCTACGACAAAGTAGACCAGATTCGGGCCGCCCTCAAGGCGCAGGGCATTGTGGTGAAGGATACCAAAGCCGGCATCGACTGGGCCTACAGCGAAGAGTAA
- a CDS encoding M28 family peptidase: MKLFRLAPLALAALLVLTGCPDKKTTTETETPAKLPVAPVFNPDSAYAFVAKQVAFGPRVPNTAAHVKTGDWIINRFKAYGLTVREQPFEAMAFDGKMLKSRNIIAQFQPQAARRVTIFAHWDTRPFADKDEKNKNAPLDGASDGASGVGIALEMARILAAQPDSLTPAVGVDFILFDSEDYGYDSSTQGELKNQLAGLESSGGSSWCLGSQYWAKNMLPANYKPEYGILLDMVGAKNGKFSREDLSRQSARDVVDKVWNIAAQIGYSDYFLFQDSPGITDDHVFTNQAGIRTIDIIDHLPVGDDYFPAYHHTTQDNMSVIDKRTLKAVGQTVLQTIYGE; encoded by the coding sequence ATGAAACTCTTCCGTCTCGCGCCTCTGGCCCTGGCCGCTCTGCTGGTGCTCACCGGCTGCCCCGACAAGAAAACCACCACCGAAACAGAAACGCCGGCCAAGCTACCGGTGGCGCCCGTTTTCAACCCCGATTCGGCGTACGCCTTCGTGGCAAAGCAGGTGGCATTTGGGCCGCGCGTGCCTAATACGGCAGCGCACGTCAAGACCGGTGACTGGATTATCAACAGGTTCAAAGCCTACGGACTGACGGTGCGTGAGCAGCCGTTTGAGGCTATGGCGTTTGATGGCAAGATGCTGAAGTCGCGCAACATCATCGCGCAGTTCCAGCCCCAGGCTGCCCGCCGCGTCACCATTTTCGCGCATTGGGACACGCGCCCGTTTGCCGACAAGGATGAAAAGAACAAAAATGCGCCCCTGGACGGTGCTTCCGATGGCGCCAGCGGTGTAGGTATTGCGTTGGAAATGGCCCGGATTCTGGCCGCTCAGCCCGATAGCCTCACACCGGCCGTCGGCGTCGACTTCATCCTGTTCGACTCGGAGGACTATGGTTATGATTCGAGCACCCAGGGCGAGCTGAAAAACCAACTGGCTGGTCTGGAATCGTCGGGTGGCTCCAGCTGGTGCCTAGGCTCGCAGTATTGGGCCAAGAACATGCTGCCCGCCAACTATAAGCCCGAATATGGCATTCTGCTGGATATGGTAGGCGCCAAAAACGGAAAATTCAGCCGTGAAGACCTCTCGCGCCAGAGTGCCCGCGACGTGGTAGATAAGGTCTGGAACATTGCCGCCCAGATCGGCTACTCCGATTACTTCCTGTTCCAGGATTCGCCGGGCATTACCGATGACCACGTCTTCACGAACCAGGCTGGCATACGCACCATCGACATCATCGACCACCTGCCCGTCGGCGACGACTACTTTCCGGCCTACCACCACACCACCCAGGACAACATGAGCGTCATCGACAAACGCACGCTAAAGGCAGTAGGACAAACGGTGCTTCAGACGATTTACGGCGAGTAA
- a CDS encoding endonuclease/exonuclease/phosphatase family protein encodes MRRSFAFTCTLLIIGWLLVAIACVQVPAYTFWPAAFGALTLPIALGLNLLAVFYWLLRNWRVAALPLLVAVLTWPHFQRGLAVHPLRIAPLPSAEADSTTGPRVRVLSSNVRIFNVYPQLRDKELASSKKMIQWLADSPAEVLCLQEFYNEPRTSTSKEKNVFNSVERIGEQSGRQSFLSKTLTNGAGSEFGMAIFSRYPIVHRGTVSFGKLTQNHAMWADLHLPTGDTIRVFNFHLQSMSMDEQDIVDSYSSKSGLKKKGLGLMRRFKRGMIARSWQMDTLIRRFEASPYPLLLCADLNDLPYSYSYDQLADRFQNAWASVGNGVGSTYNGRLPFVRIDNQFAGPQWQVDDFWVHYEIPYSDHFPTLATYRLIRKAKVDK; translated from the coding sequence GTGCGTCGTTCGTTTGCTTTCACCTGTACCCTGCTCATTATTGGCTGGCTCCTTGTCGCCATTGCCTGCGTGCAGGTGCCTGCCTATACTTTCTGGCCTGCCGCCTTTGGGGCCCTCACACTACCTATAGCCCTCGGCCTGAATCTGTTGGCTGTGTTCTACTGGCTGCTGCGCAATTGGCGGGTGGCAGCGCTGCCGTTGCTGGTAGCGGTGCTCACGTGGCCGCATTTCCAGCGCGGGCTGGCGGTGCATCCGTTGCGTATTGCCCCGCTGCCTTCCGCCGAGGCCGACAGCACGACCGGGCCGCGCGTTCGGGTGCTCAGCTCCAACGTGCGCATCTTCAACGTGTATCCGCAGCTACGCGACAAGGAATTGGCGTCCTCCAAAAAGATGATTCAGTGGCTCGCCGACAGCCCTGCCGAAGTGCTTTGCCTGCAAGAGTTCTACAACGAGCCGCGTACTTCCACCAGCAAAGAGAAGAACGTGTTCAATTCTGTGGAGCGCATTGGGGAGCAGAGCGGGCGGCAAAGCTTCCTTTCCAAAACGCTTACCAATGGGGCAGGCTCTGAATTTGGCATGGCCATTTTCTCGCGCTATCCTATTGTGCACCGAGGCACCGTGAGCTTTGGCAAGCTCACCCAGAACCACGCCATGTGGGCCGACCTGCATCTGCCCACCGGCGATACTATCCGGGTGTTCAACTTCCATCTGCAAAGTATGAGCATGGATGAGCAGGACATCGTGGACAGCTACTCCAGCAAGTCGGGGCTGAAAAAGAAGGGACTGGGCCTGATGCGCCGCTTTAAGCGCGGTATGATAGCCCGCAGCTGGCAGATGGATACCCTTATCCGCCGCTTCGAGGCCAGCCCATACCCGCTGCTGCTCTGCGCCGACCTAAATGACCTGCCCTACAGCTATAGCTACGATCAGCTCGCCGACCGTTTCCAGAACGCCTGGGCCAGTGTCGGCAATGGCGTCGGCAGCACCTACAACGGCCGCCTGCCTTTTGTGCGCATCGACAACCAGTTTGCCGGGCCTCAGTGGCAGGTAGACGACTTCTGGGTGCACTACGAAATTCCCTACTCCGACCACTTTCCCACCTTGGCTACATATCGGCTGATTCGGAAAGCAAAAGTCGATAAGTAG
- a CDS encoding gliding motility-associated C-terminal domain-containing protein has product MLLSTVRFFCAGFLLAAIPISYGLANPIKPGAVAPETASLEFVENKGQWDGPARYAAALPSGRLFLTPTGFTYSFLDPKALGHHAGKNEAGVAPKPSNPDELRGHAYTVTFEGANPAPTMAGEQGTPAPYNYFRGKDPKRWASNARGFRRLRYTNLYPGIEAVLYENAAQKLEYDFEVAPGGKPAVIRMRYTGLDKLSLTSDGSLLAQTSVGDVTEQAPKAWQEINGQRVAVPCAFELQGNTISFRLGKYDRRRALTIDPTVIFSSFTGSQADNWGFTATYDAQGNMYSGGAVFDSGFPISPGAFRTTFSGGTDVGIIKYNTAVSGSAARLYATYVGGNSAEVPHSMVVNPQGELVILGSTGSNNFPVTAGAYDITHNGGPQINPDNDYEPLKYHNGADLFIAKLSANGTTLLGSTYVGGSGTDGVVSVFTAGGTVDGLPGSPVVNYGDQFRGDVTTDGDGNIYVASVTSSPNFPTPNGYRTSFQGGSFDAVVLKLSADVRSLLWSTYLGGANSDAAYSLQVDATHGVYVAGGTLSTNFPTTTGTAQPTFRGILDGFITHLSSTGSSVLQSSYIGTTAYDQAFFVQLDAASNVYLLGQTQGNIPISPGLYGAPNGRQFIQKLDPALSNTLYSTRFGSGSTLFPDISLSAFLVDDCERIYISGWGGRVNDPGVDDPTIPRNFSSTLGLPVTANAIQGNTDGSDFYLAQFRPGMTALEYATFYGEQGGRGEHVDGGTSRFDKKGVIYQAVCGGCGGTSAFPIPPGANTYSATNRANNCNNAAFKIDFGIIVADPGPSRYVCVNSAPLALTGSPAGGTWTGPGVTAIPGGGYQFTPVPARLGVNILTYSVASTGTCVSTRPLKITVTPERPVAITPVPPKCVTSGSVNMVATPAGGTFSGPGISGNVFNPATAGIGTHTLVYLVSDTLGCGVGTQTVVVSQLPQVQAGPDTTLCADQTNPFQLRGMTPAGGTWSGTGVTPSGLFTPPNTNNRGGIFSLTYNYTSNSCTNSDTRTVLLAPTSAANVSLNLPECAASPRYTGLAPFTCQFEPILPGGSYDWDFGDGSPHSTEISPSHLYENSGTYNVRLVARYAGCVVETAFAPVVVGDILVPNIITPNGDSLNDSFKPRFSCKPTRLQVFNRWGTMVFETKEYHNNWGGQGLPNGIYYYLLRDTDNRRAKGWVEITR; this is encoded by the coding sequence ATGCTTCTTTCTACTGTACGCTTCTTTTGCGCCGGTTTTCTGCTGGCCGCAATTCCCATTTCATACGGTCTAGCCAACCCTATAAAACCTGGTGCTGTGGCCCCCGAAACAGCATCGTTGGAGTTCGTCGAAAACAAAGGCCAGTGGGATGGTCCGGCGCGCTACGCAGCCGCGTTGCCTAGTGGCCGCCTGTTCCTGACTCCAACTGGCTTCACCTACAGTTTCCTCGACCCGAAAGCGCTGGGGCACCATGCTGGCAAAAACGAAGCAGGCGTGGCTCCCAAGCCGTCCAATCCTGACGAGTTACGCGGCCATGCTTATACCGTCACGTTTGAAGGTGCCAACCCCGCCCCGACTATGGCCGGCGAACAAGGTACCCCGGCTCCTTACAACTATTTCCGGGGAAAAGACCCTAAGCGGTGGGCCAGCAACGCCCGCGGCTTCCGGCGCCTCCGCTACACGAATCTGTATCCGGGCATTGAGGCGGTCTTGTATGAAAATGCTGCGCAGAAGCTCGAATACGACTTTGAAGTAGCACCTGGCGGCAAGCCAGCCGTCATTAGAATGCGCTATACGGGCCTGGACAAGCTCAGCCTTACATCGGATGGTAGCCTGCTGGCACAGACTTCCGTAGGGGATGTGACGGAGCAGGCGCCTAAGGCTTGGCAGGAAATAAATGGCCAGCGGGTGGCTGTGCCGTGCGCTTTCGAGTTGCAGGGCAATACCATCAGCTTCCGGCTGGGCAAGTATGACCGGCGCCGGGCCCTTACCATCGACCCCACAGTTATTTTTTCCTCCTTCACAGGCTCTCAGGCTGATAACTGGGGATTTACGGCCACCTACGACGCGCAGGGCAACATGTATTCAGGCGGTGCCGTCTTCGATAGTGGCTTCCCTATTTCGCCCGGTGCATTCCGCACTACCTTCAGCGGGGGTACCGATGTAGGCATCATTAAGTACAACACGGCTGTGAGTGGCTCTGCTGCCCGCCTATATGCCACCTATGTGGGTGGCAACAGCGCAGAGGTACCGCATAGCATGGTTGTTAATCCGCAGGGCGAGTTGGTAATATTGGGCTCTACTGGCTCCAACAACTTTCCTGTGACTGCCGGCGCATACGATATTACTCACAATGGCGGACCGCAAATCAATCCCGATAATGATTATGAGCCGCTCAAATATCACAACGGAGCGGACTTGTTCATTGCCAAACTCTCGGCCAACGGTACTACTCTACTTGGGAGCACTTATGTGGGCGGCTCCGGCACCGATGGAGTGGTTTCGGTTTTTACGGCTGGCGGCACCGTCGACGGATTGCCTGGCTCGCCCGTCGTCAACTACGGCGACCAGTTTCGGGGAGATGTCACGACAGATGGCGACGGCAACATATATGTGGCCTCGGTTACCAGCAGCCCCAACTTCCCTACTCCCAACGGCTACCGCACCAGCTTCCAGGGCGGCTCCTTTGATGCGGTAGTACTGAAACTCTCGGCGGACGTGCGCAGCCTGCTCTGGTCTACCTATCTGGGCGGGGCCAATTCTGATGCAGCTTACTCGCTGCAAGTAGATGCCACGCACGGCGTATATGTAGCTGGTGGCACACTGAGCACCAATTTTCCAACCACTACTGGCACTGCACAGCCCACATTCAGGGGCATATTAGATGGTTTTATCACACATTTGAGCAGCACTGGCTCCTCTGTGCTACAGTCCTCGTACATCGGCACCACTGCCTATGATCAGGCTTTCTTCGTGCAGCTAGACGCGGCTAGCAACGTGTATCTGCTGGGCCAGACGCAGGGCAATATTCCTATCAGCCCGGGCTTATACGGAGCACCGAATGGCCGGCAATTCATTCAGAAGCTCGACCCGGCTCTCAGCAACACGCTCTACAGTACCCGTTTCGGCAGCGGCAGCACCCTTTTTCCTGACATTTCCCTCTCTGCTTTCCTCGTCGATGACTGTGAGCGTATCTACATCAGCGGCTGGGGCGGCAGAGTGAATGATCCGGGAGTTGATGATCCTACCATTCCGCGGAATTTCAGTTCCACGCTGGGGCTTCCCGTTACGGCCAACGCCATTCAGGGCAACACCGACGGCTCTGACTTCTATCTGGCGCAGTTTCGGCCCGGCATGACGGCCTTGGAGTACGCCACGTTCTACGGTGAGCAGGGCGGCCGGGGCGAGCATGTGGACGGTGGCACGTCGCGCTTCGACAAGAAAGGCGTCATCTATCAGGCAGTGTGCGGCGGCTGCGGCGGCACATCTGCCTTCCCAATACCACCGGGCGCCAATACCTATTCGGCTACCAACCGCGCCAACAACTGCAACAACGCCGCGTTTAAAATCGACTTCGGCATTATTGTGGCAGACCCGGGCCCGAGCCGTTACGTGTGCGTCAATAGTGCTCCACTGGCCTTGACAGGTTCACCTGCTGGGGGCACCTGGACCGGGCCCGGCGTTACGGCCATTCCGGGCGGCGGCTACCAGTTCACGCCGGTTCCAGCCCGCCTTGGGGTCAACATTCTCACTTACTCGGTGGCGTCTACCGGTACCTGCGTCAGCACCCGTCCGCTGAAAATCACGGTTACACCGGAGCGGCCCGTTGCTATTACCCCTGTTCCACCTAAGTGCGTTACGTCGGGCAGCGTGAACATGGTAGCAACTCCGGCCGGCGGCACATTCAGCGGCCCTGGTATATCGGGCAATGTTTTCAATCCTGCCACCGCCGGCATTGGCACCCACACGCTCGTCTACTTAGTTTCTGACACATTAGGCTGCGGCGTAGGCACACAAACGGTAGTCGTCAGCCAACTGCCGCAGGTACAGGCCGGCCCTGACACCACGCTTTGCGCCGACCAAACTAATCCGTTTCAACTGCGTGGGATGACTCCGGCCGGCGGCACGTGGAGCGGCACCGGGGTCACCCCAAGTGGGCTTTTCACCCCACCCAATACCAACAACCGGGGTGGTATTTTTTCCCTCACCTACAACTATACATCCAACAGCTGCACCAACTCAGATACGCGCACCGTGTTGCTAGCTCCTACTTCCGCTGCCAATGTATCGTTGAACCTGCCGGAATGCGCGGCCTCGCCACGTTATACCGGACTCGCCCCTTTTACCTGCCAGTTCGAGCCCATCTTGCCTGGCGGCAGCTACGACTGGGATTTTGGCGACGGTTCGCCGCACTCTACCGAAATCAGTCCATCTCACTTGTATGAGAACAGCGGCACTTATAATGTGCGGCTGGTGGCCCGCTATGCCGGCTGTGTAGTAGAAACGGCCTTCGCTCCGGTGGTGGTAGGCGACATACTAGTCCCCAACATCATCACCCCCAACGGCGACTCGCTCAACGATTCTTTCAAGCCACGCTTTAGCTGCAAGCCAACCCGCCTGCAAGTGTTCAACCGCTGGGGCACCATGGTATTCGAAACCAAAGAGTATCATAATAACTGGGGCGGCCAGGGCCTTCCCAACGGCATCTACTACTACTTGCTGCGCGACACGGATAATCGCCGTGCCAAAGGCTGGGTTGAGATAACCCGGTAG